One Fulvia fulva chromosome 12, complete sequence genomic region harbors:
- a CDS encoding Dothistromin biosynthesis peroxidase dotB: MKTTLLLSSALGASAFPFLNNPEAMSAALATTDIGNVLRDIQHSPEKRSLMTRQDYLGISKGESNCGTRVCPTFDEKGMLSHHNTTRPLLTRLADQLVSVSGENVWKAPGTGDIRGPCPGLNAAANHGYLPRDGIASIEETVSGLGAAYNLGPVISAVLAAYAIATTGNLVQGVWSIGGPLPTDLLTGDLLGTGQGLSYSHNIYEGDSSIGRGDAYINNGDAHSLNITRFEQVYNIAVDDGSDRYTIDKFRAKFEEAQDESIANNPYYFTGAFSTVVVVPAAYNFVINLMSNHSKEVPGGYLDGYNFKSFFGVTGEPGNFVWQKGQERIPEAWYRRPSYAPYDASDVIGDVAIGYLAYPNTLKFGGNTGTVNSFTGLNVANLSGGVFSAETLFNDNNFACFSFQLLQNVIPDFLNKPLNALGPITSALNKALAPLTGGLSCPQLGSLDVGVFDQFPGYKYQPNGPATNYKA; this comes from the exons ATGAAGACTACTCTCCTCCTCAGCAGTGCGCTCGGCGCATCAGCATTTCCATTCCTCAACAACCCAGAGGCTATGAGTGCAGCCCTTGCCACCACTGATATTGGCAATGTGCTTCGCGACATCCAACACAGCCCAGAGAAGCGTAGTCTCATGACCCGTCAAGACTACCTTGGCATCTCCAAAGGAGAGAGCAACTGCGGTACCAGAGTATGCCCGACCTTCGATGAGAAGGGTATGTTGAGCCACCACAACACGACAAGACCACTACTCACACGCCTCGCAGATCAGCTTGTGTCCGTAAGCGGCGAGAACGTGTGGAAGGCACCAGGCACCGGTGATATTCGAGGCCCATGCCCCGGACTCAACGCGGCTGCGAACCA TGGCTATCTTCCACGCGATGGCATAGCCTCCATTGAAGAGACCGTATCAGGACTCGGTGCAGCCTACAACCTCGGTCCGGTGATATCTGCAGTTCTGGCCGCCTACGCCATTGCCACCACTGGCAACTTGGTTCAAGGCGTCTGGTCGATCGGAGGCCCACTCCCTACAGATCTGCTCACAG GAGACCTACTCGGCACGGGCCAAGGCCTCAGCTACTCCCACAACATCTACGAAGGCGACTCTTCCATCGGTCGCGGCGACGCCTACATCAACAACGGCGACGCCCACTCCCTCAACATCACCCGCTTCGAGCAGGTCTACAACATCGCCGTAGACGATGGCTCCGACCGTTACACCATCGACAAGTTCCGCGCCAAGTTCGAGGAGGCGCAAGATGAGTCGATTGCAAACAACCCATACTACTTCACCGGCGCTTTCTCCACCGTCGTCGTCGTGCCAGCTGCGTACAACTTCGTCATCAACCTCATGAGCAACCATAGCAAGGAGGTACCAGGCGGTTACCTCGATGGCTACAATTTCAAGTCGTTCTTCGGTGTCACCGGGGAACCAGGGAACTTCGTATGGCAGAAAGGTCAAGAGCGCATCCCTGAGGCCTGGTACCGCCGCCCATCTTACGCCCCATACGATGCTTCTGACGTCATTGGTGATGTCGCCATCGGATACCTCGCATACCCAAACACCCTCAAGTTCGGCGGCAACACCGGTACCGTCAACTCATTCACTGGTCTCAACGTTGCCAACTTGTCCGGGGGCGTCTTCAGCGCCGAGACGCTGTTCAACGATAACAACTTTGCTTGCTTCAGCTTCCAGCTGTTGCAGAACGTCATCCCGGACTTCTTGAACAAGCCCCTCAATGCCTTGGGCCCGATCACGAGTGCGCTGAACAAGGCTCTTGCGCCACTCACTGGTGGTCTCAGCTGCCCTCAGCTCGGAAGCTTGGATGTTGGTGTTTTTGACCAGTTCCCTGGATACAAGTACCAGCCAAATGGACCAGCGACGAACTACAAGGCTTAG